TGGGTATAATTCCCTCACTACGGTAGGTTTCTTTGAAATACCCTCCTTCTGGATGTGGTTATAGGTCGAGGACGTTGATGAGTTGGTCTTTTGTATGAGGCATGGCGTAATCTCTTTGTATCAAAAATACGGTTTGATAAGCTTTCCGAAGTTTGAATCTCTAAAAGCTAACTCAGCACGAGTTACTGAAAATTTTTTAAGCTTTAAAATCTAGGAAGTTTGACTATTTAGATTGCTTGATGGCATTCAGCACAAGAAGTAGGTTTTTAATTGAAACCTCCAAGGTTTCAATTCAACTAACATCTAGATCAAGACTTCTTGTTATTTGGAAAAGTTGAGCTGGTTTTTCGTACTGTCAGGATAGAAGCTTGCTGTTGAAATCTGATTGTTGTGCGAGCTCTGATTGCTACTCGGGATCAGCACGCAACTCTAAAAAATTGGTGGAATCGTATTCTCGATAGACTTTTTTCTCAAATAGCGATAACCTAAGTAGAGCATATAGGTAACGGATAGTATTCCAATTATGAATAGAATGATATATTTAGTTTTATGTTCAGATGCAGCTAGTAGGATTTTACCATTCTTTTCGATTTGGATTATTTCCGAATTGGGGTTCTTTTCATCTGCATTTGAATCATAGAAAATTTTTATTCGATCGCCAATATCTATTGAGTTTTGCAGATCATTATAATCTTCTGATATTCTATAATAACTGAACTCGTTATTGACTTCTTTCAGCCTTAGAGAGAATATTTCTGAATCATTATCGGAAGTCTTTACTTCTTTGGTAACAATTAGATTTTCGTAGTAACTGTATTGACTCAGGTCTTTGTTTAGATTGCTGAATCCTATATAAGCGACAAACAGAAATATCAATAAACCAAGTAAAATGGAAATAATATTAATGACATCTCTCAGCATCTTCTTCTTGGACTTTATTTATTTCTTAAACGGTGCGGCTGGTTGGTTTCAATGATCGCGTAGACACCGAAGGCAACTCGGCGCCAGCGAGAGTGTTAACAAGTAAAATAATCACGTGATTTTATTGCTTTTTCTGCGATTGCATTTTAAACAGAGTAATTGAATATTCTTTATAGAATTACTACCACCTTTAGAAAATGGAATAATATGATCAAACTCTATATCTTGATTACTGCCGCAACTCACACAGCAACCTTTATCTCTGGTAAACACAGTTTCTTTAACATGACTTGGTATCGTTCGATTTCTATTTGATTGGTCAATGTCCTTTATTTCACCAGATTCAATCATTTCTTCGATTGCCTCCGATTCCCAATTTCTCCTTTTTTCTTTTTCTCTTTGCTGTCGCTTATAATACTCTTTATATCTGTCTTTTTCTTGCCTTTTAAGTTCTTCTAATCTTAATTTTTTGTCAAGTTCATCTTGTCGTCTCTGTATTTCTTTTTCTATTTGTTCTTCCCTTTCCTGTTTTAGTTTTATCTCTCTTTCTTTCTCTTTTTCCCGTCTAGTTCTTTGCTCTTCCCTCAGCTTTTGCCGTTCTTGCAACTCCTTCATTTTTTCCTCCTCGATTCTTTTCAATTTTTCTAATCTAATTCGTACTTTTTGATTAATTCTCCATTCCCTAAGTGATTTCTCTCTAATTAACTCGTTGATCTCACCCAATTCCACCTCATATTGTTGAAGCAATACTATCCGCTGTTCTGTCGAAAGATTTTCAAATTCGATTTCTATTTTATCTCGTATCTCATTAAATGTATTATCGCTAGGGTTTTTATATTGAAATCTTTTCCTACTAATATCCTTCTTGATTTTTTCCTGATGAGTATACAAAATTCTGTACTCCTCTTTTTCACTATCCGTGAGTCTTTGCCATTGTCTCCATTTAAGATTCAGAAGTCTTAAAAAATTGGCGTGTTTTTTTCGTTCAGTTCTGTAGTCACTAATTTTTTCGCTAAAATATACTTGTGACAACCCCCATATAGGATAGACCACAAGAAAAGAGACCATTGCATTGATAGTCTCTTCGATAAGACAAATAGAAACGGTTATTAATACCGCTGGAAGAACATTAAACAGTTTAAATTTTAGACTTTCATTCATTTTTCTTACGGTTCGATTTTCTCAATTATTAGTTCTAATAGTCGAGGCATTAAGTAGTGCTAGTGCCGAGGCACACTTTTCTTTCGGTTGAATATTGAGAAAACCTTAATTTTTAGTTTCTATCTTCTTATTCTAAAAAGCCAATTTGAGTTATGGGCGTTCATTAGGTGTTAGCGATTATTTTTTCTAGGGTCTAAATCCAAATAATTTTTCGTTTTGTTAGCAATTCGTTTTCTTCGCGATACTAAAGATGTCAAGAATTCAAATTGAATTGGATGCGAGTAAAATGTAATATTCTTGCCATCACTCATATTTGGTTTAGTAAGCAAGCTACTTTGCACCTCCGTGCCATCAAAAATTTTAACATGCAATTCATTCATGGTTTCGAGTTCTTCAAGTTCATTCAATATATTTTCTGGAAAAGTATTTGCTACTGGAATCTTTATTAAATCTCCACACGCTTCTATGTAAGGGGTTGCGATACCTAATTCTCTTCCTTTTTCCAGCGAGGTAATATTGTTTTGATGCAAATAATCAAGAATGAGATTAAGGGTCTCATTGTTGGATAGGCGATATTCTATTAGAAGTTCTTGGAAAATATCGTTTCTTCCCCCTCTCAAAGTCATTACGTTTATGTAATCTAACATTTCCGTTTCTGATGATTTTTTTGGGAAGTTGGCATCTCTTAAAATATCATTTGCTAAATCACCAATAGGACTATCAATATTCGATACTTTATTTATGTGTTCTAATAATTTCATTAGTTTAGAATGTTGTTAAGAATCAATGGCATAAGGTAAATATAAGCATTAAGAGGTATTTCATGTGAGCATCCCATAAATCCGAGCTTTTCCTTTGAATTGATCGCTATTAAGCAATTTAAACAGATTCAAAGAGATAGTGAACGTTTGAAAATTGCTCTATGCTCAGATTGTCACCAAAAAAATGTCTAACAAAAACCAAAGAGCATACTACAAATCATTTTAAGATATCGTAGACAGTTTCGACACATCGATAAACTTAGTACAGGGGTCAGCCCGACAATAACCCCACGAAGAAAAAAGGCCACTCAGCAAACACTAAGCGACCTTTTCACTATTAACTATTAACTATTAACGGCTAACTAATAACCGCGCGCTGCGCGCGCTACTACTTCACCATCTCATAACTTCTCTTCACAAATTCGGTCAGCGCCTCACCTTTCAACAGTCCTTGAGACAACTTAGCCAAATCCACACTTTGTTTGATTAAGCGTTGTTTTTTCTTGTCCGTTTTAGTGCTGTGGATCTCGTTAACCAGCTCGTGGTTTGCGTTTACGACCAGGTTGTACATGTCTGGCATGTTGCCCATTCCCATCATCATACCGCCACCACCGGTCGCCTGCATTTCTTTCATACGGCGCATGAACTCGGGTTGTGTAATGATAAATGGAGCGGCATCGCTGCTCATCGCCTCTACCTGTACGGTATAGTTTGAATCTCCTAGAGTTTCTGTAATCGCTTTTTGAAGCGCTTCTTTTTCCTCATCGCTCAGTTTGGAGATCTGCTCCTCTTCTTTCTTGATCAGATTGTCTACGTGATCTGAATCCACACGTACAAACTGGATTTTCTCTTTGGAGGTTTCCAATTTCTGCATCAAGTGGCTCACGATAGGCGAGTCGAGTAAGAGGACTTCGTACCCTTTCGCTTTCGCGGAAGCGATATAACTATGCTGCTCCTCTTGATTAGAAGCATAAAGCACGATGGTTTTCTCGTCCTTATCGGTTTGGGTAGGTTTGATTTTCTCGATCAATTCATCCCAGGTAAAGAAAGATCCGTCCACGGTCGGGTACAGCGCAAACTTGTCTGCCTTCTCAAAGAATTTCTCCTTGCTCAGCATACCGTACTCGATCACGATCTTGATGTCGTTCCACTTTTCCTCAAACGCCTTGCGGTCGTCGTTGAATAAAGATTTCAGCTTGTCTGCCACCTTACGCGTGATGTAGCTGGAGATTTTCTTCACCGCACCATCTGCCTGTAGGTAGGAACGGGACACGTTCAGCGGTATGTCTGGACTGTCGATCACCCCACGCAACATGGTCAGGAATTCCGGTACGATTCCCTCTACGTTATCGGTTACAAATACCTGATTCTGATACAGCTGTATGCGATCCTTCTGAATGTTCAGATCGTTAGTCATCTTAGGGAAATAAAGAATTCCCGTAAGGTTGAACGGATAGTCCACGTTCAGGTGAATGTTGAAGAGTGGCTCCTCAAACTGCATCGGGTACAGCTCGCGGTAGAAGTTTTTGTAGTCTTCACTTTCCAGCTCCGTAGGCTGCTTGGTCCAGGCTGGATTTGGGTTGTTGATGATATCGTCTACCTCTTGCGTAGGTGCTGGATCATCCTCCTTCGCTCCTTCTGGCTTCTCCAAAGTCTCCGTGCGCGTACCAAATTTAATCGGCACTGGCATGAACTTGTTGTATTTGTTCAACAACTCGCGGATGCGGCTTTCTTCCAAAAATTCCGTCTCATCATCGCTGATGTGCAAGATGATCTCCGTACCGAAGTGTTCTTTCTGCGCCTCTTCAATCGTGTAATTAGGCGACCCATCACACGTCCAGTGTACCGCTGGAGCATCTTTATAGGATTTAGTGATGATTTCTACCTTGTCAGCCACCATAAAAGCCGAGTAGAACCCAAGACCGAAGTGGCCTATAATCCCGCTATCCTTTGCGCTGTCTTTGTATTTCTCCAGGAATTCCTCAGCTCCAGAAAACGCGATATCGTTGATGTATTTCTGCACCTCGTCCTCAGTCATCCCCAGACCTTGATCGATAATGTGGAGCGTTTTAGCCTCCTTATTGACCTTGATCTCGATCTTCTGGTCACCCAGCTCGACCTTAGCCTCCCCTATTCTGGCGAGATGCTGCAGCTTCAGCGTGGCATCAGTAGCATTGGACACGAGCTCGCGTAGAAAAATCTCGTGGTCGCTGTATAAAAACTTCTTGATGAGCGGGAAAATGTTCTCCACCGCTACATTAATGGTTCCTTGTTGACTCATATTTATTGTTTTATGGCGCTTCACAAGCGCCGTTACTTTTTCTTTTATTGGCGCTTGTGAAGCGCCCTTGCGTTAGGATGCATCGCAGGCATCCGTTTGTTGATCTCGCTTTCGCGAAAGCGTGCTTACCCAAAGTCTTCGCCACTCTCACGATCATCGCGACATTTTCAAAGTCCTTACCAAGTGCGCTCCCGTGCCATTATGACAGCCTTAACGCCACGCTAAAGTTTCCCCAAGCCACAAGGTCTGTCAGATTGTACTTTTTATTTTTAGGGCAGTTAGCTTTAGGCTCTAGGCGTTAGGCGCTAATCGCTAATCTCAGAAACTCAACGTCTCACAAACTCACAGACTAAAAATGTTCTCACCCGATTTTTCCAAACTCAAAGCACTTTACATCAATTGCACGCTCAAGAAGTCTCCGCAAGAAAGCCACACCCAGAAGCTCATGGACGTGAGCGCCCGCATCATGGAGTGTGAACATGTGGAGGTGGAACACTTACGCTTTATAGACCACGATGTCGCCAGCGGCGTGCAGCCCGATATGACCGAGCACGGCTGGGAAAAAGACGATTGGGTAGAAATCACAAAAAAAGTCATGGCAGCAGATATTCTAGTGGTAGGAACGCCCATCTGGCTGGGTGAGAAATCTTCCCAATGTCAGTTATTGATTGAGCGACTCTATTCCCTCAGCGGACTCCAAAATGAAAAAGGTCAATATAAATTCTATGGTAAGGTTGCCGGCACCATCATTACAGGAAACGAAGACGGAATCAAACATTGCGCGATGGGAATTTTGTACTCGCTGCAACACGTGGGCTACTCCATCCCACCACAAGCCGATGCTGGCTGGATAGGCGAAGTAGGTCCCGGTCCCAGTTATGGTGATGATGGCAAAGTTGGTCTGGACAATGATTTTACCAAACGTAACACCACTTTCATGACCTACAACCTGCTCCACCTTGCCAAAATGCTCAAGGAAAATGGCGGCTATCCCGCTTTTGGCAACTCAAAAGAACAATGGGATGCTGGAAACCGCTGGTGTTTTGAGAATCCGGAGTATCGATAGAATTAATTTGAAGTTGAATTACAGACTTTTAGAATAATTGAAGAGACAAGAGGCAAGAGGCAAGAGACAAGAGACAAGAAGCAAGAAACAAGACTCTCACTCATTAAAACTAATCACAAACCGCGCAAAGCTCACAGCTCAAAGCTAACAAACTCACAAACACGCCCTTCGAGTCCCTCAGGGCTCGCATTTAGTCTAGTAACGAGGGCTGAGGTGTCATGCTAAACCCGTCGAAGCATACTCGAAGCCCGATATTAGAAACAGTCAGCTAAATTTTACTTTTGACAAATTAAGCTGGATCTTTTATTAATTTGCCTAAGATTACTCCTTCCAGCGATACATTTACTCACAACTTACAAACTCACCTCCTACCTCTTACTCACAAACTGGCTACTCCATAAATAGAATCGCCAAGGTAGGTCCGCATCTTCTTCAGCATAATCGATGCCTATGCGTTTTGAGGTGATGATATCCTCTTTAGAAATAATTTTATCTGAACCAATATCATTGAGCGGCGGTCGCTGATCGAAGTCGAAGTGAGCCGAAGTGATCTGTTTAGAACTATCGTCAAGGTAGCTTTGACTCCGCTCAGCCACCTCTTGTGCAAAAACCTCTGCATCTTCAATCCACACTAAATCCCCAGTCAAATCTTCCCCATAATGCGACCGATCCAGTCCAAAAGCCTTGCTGAAATTTCCAGGTCCAGACGTTAGCGTCTTATCGAGCTTCTCTTTACCGCGTCGGTGCAGCATGTGCTCGATCCCTTCAGTAGGCTCAGCGGCGCGTATCAGAACGGCATCTGCCTGCTGGTCAGTATTGGTAATGATGTTGAACAAGTTGTGAATCCCATAACAAAGGTACACATAAGCGACTCCACCGTTTTCGTACATGATTTTGGTGCGATCGGTAAATCGGCCTAGATGGGCATGGCAAGCCTTGTCGCCCACTCCGCGGTAGGCTTCCGTTTCGGTGATAATTCCTGCCGTGCGCTTGTCGTCCACCATGGAGACAATCACTTTCCCGATCAGGTCCTTGGCGATATGAACCACATCATTTTGCTGGTAATAGCTTGCTGGAAGTTTCATAGATTTTAAAAATATCGCTTTCGCGAAAGCGTAACACTTAAAAACTCCTTAATATCCTAAAAATTCAAGGCCAAAAAAAAACGACAGGTTTCCCTGCCGTTTTAAAATGATGAAATTGGAATTACTGAAAGTAAAAACTGTTAGGTGCGATATCTCCAGACACTCCATCGTAAATCAGTTCGCCATTAGTATTATAGATAAAGATGCTGCCTTCTGAGGTGAAATCACCTGCATCTGCCACATAGATAAGATCTTCATTCACATCAAATCCATAAAAAGTTCCATACAATGAACTGCTCCCATAATCAAAAATAGGGGTTGTAGAAAGTGCTGTGGACGTTGAAGAAACGCTGTAGGCAGCACTACCAGAGGTATAATATAATTGATTGTTTGCTACACGCAGATTACTTGGAGACAATGATCCCGCAGAAAGAGATCTTGTGATGGTAAAATTAACCGGGTCGATAACTTTAACTCCTTCACTATCCAGAGCGTAAACTTGATTATTCAATAATTGAATTGAGTTCAAACCTGCATCCACACTTAGTGGAGCTGAAAAAGTTCTGGTTGCTGGATCAAACTTTCTCAACTCATTACCAAAGCCGTAAGAAGCGTTTTGAAGAATTATAGCATCATTAGCAATTACCATGCGCTCACCAGTACCTCCTATCACAATAGTTTCCTCTATTGTGTAGGTGTTAAGGTCGATGATAGCAAGATAATCGTCCTGATCTGTGGAGAAATCAGCTTGATTTGTCACGTAGGCCATTCCATCATAGATCACACCATAGCGCGGCACGCTCAATTGGGAATCAATGGTACCTAATAATTCAAAAGTAAACCGGTCCACCACATTGATCACATTGGATCCGTTTGAGATAATAAACGCTCTATCATCATCAAAGAAAATAGATTGTAAGAAGAGTCCAGCTCCAGGCAAATCATTGACATTGGCAAAAATGTCGGCAGCAAGTTCTGTACGATCTTCAGTTAAAAAAGAAACGGAACCTCCTGCACTACCTCCCTCATTGAGAATAATCGTCCCATTCTCATAGGCTCCACGTGGTGCTTGAACATCGTCGTCACCGTTACAAGCGATCAGGATAGAGATTGCAAAGGCACTTAATAATAGTTTGTAAAACTTAGTCATGATAAAAAATTAGAATTTAATTGTTGAAGTGATAAAAAAGTGACGCCCGGGCATGGGACGGTTTTCCGTAGTTTGATAGTTTACATTAACGAGATTACGTACTTGTAATAAAAGCGTTAACTCTTTAAGTTTTGAAAAGGTGTAAGAGGCGCTTATATGACTCAGTAAATAATCCTCTAGTATTTCATCAGGATCATTATTTGATCTGGTAAAAACTGATCCCACATAATTGTTTTGTGCACTAAGGGAAATGGATTTTAATCTCAAGTTTATTTGAGATGTGAACTTATGTTTAGGAATAAAAGTTAGAGAGTTGCCCGTCCTTCCATTTTCTGAAACCGTGTAAGCGTATCCTGAGTTGACATCAAGAACTGTTTTGCCTATCTGAAAAGCTCCCTGATAATTAAATTCACCACCATAACTAATGACTTCATCCACGTTCTCCGGTCGCCATACATTATTTGAGTCGGGAATCCAGCGTATCAAGTCTTGAATGTCATTATAATATCCCGTCGCTGAAAACTGATGTTTGCGATTCTTACTTTTTAAGACCACGCTGCCCTCTGCCTGATAACTGTTTTCTGGTTCTAGATCAGGATTTCCAGCACCTTGCCAAAAAAGATCATTGTAAGTGGGCATCCTATAATTGCGAGATGCTTTAGCCATTAGATTGATTGAATTACTCAAGCGATAATCTGCACCTATGCTATAAAGTAAGGGAACGTTATATACATCAGTCACTTCTTGTCTCGCACTTAATTCTGTGGTCAGTTTTTTGAATTTATACTTTCCAAGAACTGCCAGACTGGCAATGTTCCTATTTTGGGATTCAATATCATCTCCTTGTGCGGTATTATGCTCATAATCAGCTACGCTGCTCAACTCCCAGCGACCTGGATTAAAAAATAGGGAGTATCGACCTTTGTAAGTATTGACTGTAGAACCTACTGGGTTCGGATTCTCAAGATTTGATATATAATCATAGTGCTCCCTAAAATAGACGCCTTGCAGGACTGTTATAATTTGATCCCCTTTTGATTCCCATTCTATTAAATGTCTATGATCATCATTTTCATAACCTGTGCGCGGATCTGTGGGGAAAAGCAAGGCAAAATTGCGATTACCATTAAAATACATCCCGTGGTAAGACAACGTATTATCATCGTCCATTCTGTAAGCGGCATTCAGGTTTGCAGTATAATGTTCATAAGCAGCATTTTCATTGCTTCGATCAGTCTCTAAAATGGGATAATCATTTTCTGAGGACAATCTTGAAAGTGCCACAGATAAACTCAGTTTGTCGTTAGAGTAATCCGTTTTAAGCAGATTTTGAAAGGTTTTAAAACTACCGTATCGTGCGCTCGCAAAGGCCTCCACGCCATGATTGAATTTTGTCTTGTCTTGAAGGTGGATGCTCCCTCCTATCGCGCCGGTCCCGTAGATCACACTCCCACCACCCGCTCGCACGTCCAGCTCATCAAAACCATCTACCACAAGCGTATTGAAGTCGGTCTGACCGTTCAGCTGTGAATTGATATTGAATCCATTCCATATTACCGCGGTCTGTTGGGCTGTTGTTCCTCTGAAGGTGGGTGATGAGACCATCCCATAACCGTTTTGTTTGAAAAACAGCGATGTATTGATTTCAAGAAGATCGGTGAGTGTTCCTGGAGTCGCTTTCAGCAGGGAATCGGGTAGCTTTTGAATTTTCTGACCGGTAGAATAGCGCTTGATTTGCCGGTCCACGAGCAAAACAGTGTCAAGCACCTCACTTTTGCCGTTTTGGGCAAATAGACTACATGAAAACAGTACGGCACAAAGACCGCAAAATGCAATGGTTCTAGTCATAAGTCCTACCTCTATCCCGAAGGTGTTTCACTTTATAGAGATAAGGCAGGTCTCCTGACTTCAAAC
This genomic interval from Nonlabens spongiae contains the following:
- a CDS encoding HNH endonuclease yields the protein MNESLKFKLFNVLPAVLITVSICLIEETINAMVSFLVVYPIWGLSQVYFSEKISDYRTERKKHANFLRLLNLKWRQWQRLTDSEKEEYRILYTHQEKIKKDISRKRFQYKNPSDNTFNEIRDKIEIEFENLSTEQRIVLLQQYEVELGEINELIREKSLREWRINQKVRIRLEKLKRIEEEKMKELQERQKLREEQRTRREKEKEREIKLKQEREEQIEKEIQRRQDELDKKLRLEELKRQEKDRYKEYYKRQQREKEKRRNWESEAIEEMIESGEIKDIDQSNRNRTIPSHVKETVFTRDKGCCVSCGSNQDIEFDHIIPFSKGGSNSIKNIQLLCLKCNRRKSNKIT
- a CDS encoding YozE family protein, with product MKLLEHINKVSNIDSPIGDLANDILRDANFPKKSSETEMLDYINVMTLRGGRNDIFQELLIEYRLSNNETLNLILDYLHQNNITSLEKGRELGIATPYIEACGDLIKIPVANTFPENILNELEELETMNELHVKIFDGTEVQSSLLTKPNMSDGKNITFYSHPIQFEFLTSLVSRRKRIANKTKNYLDLDPRKNNR
- the htpG gene encoding molecular chaperone HtpG, encoding MSQQGTINVAVENIFPLIKKFLYSDHEIFLRELVSNATDATLKLQHLARIGEAKVELGDQKIEIKVNKEAKTLHIIDQGLGMTEDEVQKYINDIAFSGAEEFLEKYKDSAKDSGIIGHFGLGFYSAFMVADKVEIITKSYKDAPAVHWTCDGSPNYTIEEAQKEHFGTEIILHISDDETEFLEESRIRELLNKYNKFMPVPIKFGTRTETLEKPEGAKEDDPAPTQEVDDIINNPNPAWTKQPTELESEDYKNFYRELYPMQFEEPLFNIHLNVDYPFNLTGILYFPKMTNDLNIQKDRIQLYQNQVFVTDNVEGIVPEFLTMLRGVIDSPDIPLNVSRSYLQADGAVKKISSYITRKVADKLKSLFNDDRKAFEEKWNDIKIVIEYGMLSKEKFFEKADKFALYPTVDGSFFTWDELIEKIKPTQTDKDEKTIVLYASNQEEQHSYIASAKAKGYEVLLLDSPIVSHLMQKLETSKEKIQFVRVDSDHVDNLIKKEEEQISKLSDEEKEALQKAITETLGDSNYTVQVEAMSSDAAPFIITQPEFMRRMKEMQATGGGGMMMGMGNMPDMYNLVVNANHELVNEIHSTKTDKKKQRLIKQSVDLAKLSQGLLKGEALTEFVKRSYEMVK
- a CDS encoding flavodoxin family protein, with the protein product MFSPDFSKLKALYINCTLKKSPQESHTQKLMDVSARIMECEHVEVEHLRFIDHDVASGVQPDMTEHGWEKDDWVEITKKVMAADILVVGTPIWLGEKSSQCQLLIERLYSLSGLQNEKGQYKFYGKVAGTIITGNEDGIKHCAMGILYSLQHVGYSIPPQADAGWIGEVGPGPSYGDDGKVGLDNDFTKRNTTFMTYNLLHLAKMLKENGGYPAFGNSKEQWDAGNRWCFENPEYR
- a CDS encoding DNA-3-methyladenine glycosylase codes for the protein MKLPASYYQQNDVVHIAKDLIGKVIVSMVDDKRTAGIITETEAYRGVGDKACHAHLGRFTDRTKIMYENGGVAYVYLCYGIHNLFNIITNTDQQADAVLIRAAEPTEGIEHMLHRRGKEKLDKTLTSGPGNFSKAFGLDRSHYGEDLTGDLVWIEDAEVFAQEVAERSQSYLDDSSKQITSAHFDFDQRPPLNDIGSDKIISKEDIITSKRIGIDYAEEDADLPWRFYLWSSQFVSKR
- a CDS encoding YncE family protein translates to MTKFYKLLLSAFAISILIACNGDDDVQAPRGAYENGTIILNEGGSAGGSVSFLTEDRTELAADIFANVNDLPGAGLFLQSIFFDDDRAFIISNGSNVINVVDRFTFELLGTIDSQLSVPRYGVIYDGMAYVTNQADFSTDQDDYLAIIDLNTYTIEETIVIGGTGERMVIANDAIILQNASYGFGNELRKFDPATRTFSAPLSVDAGLNSIQLLNNQVYALDSEGVKVIDPVNFTITRSLSAGSLSPSNLRVANNQLYYTSGSAAYSVSSTSTALSTTPIFDYGSSSLYGTFYGFDVNEDLIYVADAGDFTSEGSIFIYNTNGELIYDGVSGDIAPNSFYFQ
- a CDS encoding TonB-dependent receptor plug domain-containing protein; this encodes MTRTIAFCGLCAVLFSCSLFAQNGKSEVLDTVLLVDRQIKRYSTGQKIQKLPDSLLKATPGTLTDLLEINTSLFFKQNGYGMVSSPTFRGTTAQQTAVIWNGFNINSQLNGQTDFNTLVVDGFDELDVRAGGGSVIYGTGAIGGSIHLQDKTKFNHGVEAFASARYGSFKTFQNLLKTDYSNDKLSLSVALSRLSSENDYPILETDRSNENAAYEHYTANLNAAYRMDDDNTLSYHGMYFNGNRNFALLFPTDPRTGYENDDHRHLIEWESKGDQIITVLQGVYFREHYDYISNLENPNPVGSTVNTYKGRYSLFFNPGRWELSSVADYEHNTAQGDDIESQNRNIASLAVLGKYKFKKLTTELSARQEVTDVYNVPLLYSIGADYRLSNSINLMAKASRNYRMPTYNDLFWQGAGNPDLEPENSYQAEGSVVLKSKNRKHQFSATGYYNDIQDLIRWIPDSNNVWRPENVDEVISYGGEFNYQGAFQIGKTVLDVNSGYAYTVSENGRTGNSLTFIPKHKFTSQINLRLKSISLSAQNNYVGSVFTRSNNDPDEILEDYLLSHISASYTFSKLKELTLLLQVRNLVNVNYQTTENRPMPGRHFFITSTIKF